A genomic region of Kribbella sp. NBC_00382 contains the following coding sequences:
- a CDS encoding PucR family transcriptional regulator has translation MVDVDPARLPDPAQQPPEHTSRTARGAAELELGEAAVELLRSRLPDIAGLTVTAIIVEVPAYTNALAGPMGAKIEGAVQLALGGFLRLASSGDPGTPLAPALEGAYILGRGEARSGRTMDALLAAYRVGARVSWRELSRTAVEAGLPADTLAKFAELVFAYIDELSAASVSGHTDELATTGRVRERYLQDLALGLLHGDSTEQLTARAERADWEPPRTLTAVILPSAQVRSMLGALDPRTLRPEADLPEIQEEDGTPETAVLLVPDSEGSTRLALLRNLRGYQAYVGPPQPWMTVRTSYLRALRARQLQLTSEPDEPVDTERHLTTFVVTSDPAALEDLRRQVLAPLADLRPATADRLTETLREWLLHLGRRDEVAAALHIHPQTVRYRMGQIRDLYGPRLDDPQVVLDLTIALATPR, from the coding sequence ATGGTCGATGTCGATCCGGCTCGGCTGCCGGATCCAGCCCAGCAACCGCCAGAGCACACCAGCCGGACGGCCCGCGGCGCCGCCGAGCTCGAGCTGGGCGAGGCAGCGGTCGAACTGTTGCGCTCCCGGCTGCCGGACATCGCCGGCCTGACCGTGACCGCGATCATCGTCGAGGTGCCCGCCTATACGAACGCGCTGGCCGGCCCGATGGGCGCCAAGATCGAAGGCGCCGTCCAGCTCGCCCTCGGCGGGTTCCTCCGGCTTGCCAGCAGCGGCGACCCCGGTACGCCGCTCGCTCCGGCTCTCGAGGGCGCGTACATACTCGGCCGCGGCGAAGCCCGCAGCGGCCGCACGATGGACGCCCTGCTAGCCGCGTACCGCGTAGGCGCCAGAGTCTCCTGGCGCGAACTCTCCCGCACAGCCGTGGAAGCAGGCCTCCCCGCCGACACCCTCGCCAAGTTCGCCGAACTCGTCTTCGCCTACATCGACGAACTCTCTGCCGCCAGCGTCTCCGGCCACACCGACGAACTAGCCACCACCGGCCGAGTCAGAGAGCGCTATCTCCAGGACCTGGCTCTCGGTCTGTTGCACGGCGACTCAACCGAACAGCTGACCGCCCGGGCCGAACGAGCCGACTGGGAACCACCGCGCACGCTGACCGCGGTCATCCTGCCCAGCGCCCAGGTTCGCAGCATGCTCGGCGCGCTGGACCCGCGGACGCTACGACCCGAGGCGGACCTGCCTGAGATCCAAGAAGAGGACGGCACCCCGGAAACAGCAGTTCTCCTGGTTCCCGACTCGGAAGGGTCAACCCGGCTTGCTCTGCTCAGGAACCTGCGCGGTTACCAGGCGTACGTCGGCCCACCTCAGCCTTGGATGACCGTCCGTACGTCGTACCTGCGGGCCCTTCGAGCGCGGCAGCTTCAACTCACCTCGGAACCCGATGAACCGGTCGACACCGAGCGGCACCTGACCACGTTCGTCGTCACGTCCGACCCGGCAGCTCTCGAAGACCTCCGGCGTCAGGTCCTCGCACCCCTCGCGGACCTCCGCCCGGCCACCGCCGACCGACTCACCGAGACCCTCCGCGAGTGGCTGCTTCACCTGGGCCGCCGCGACGAGGTCGCCGCGGCCCTCCACATCCACCCGCAAACAGTCCGCTACCGCATGGGCCAGATCCGCGACCTCTACGGCCCCCGCCTGGACGACCCTCAAGTCGTCCTGGACCTCACGATCGCCCTAGCCACCCCGCGCTAG
- a CDS encoding ferredoxin reductase, protein MTTFASDAEAPATLRGRLRDRIWKVAAAATHPLDPSEYLDMFRPLRAGADLRARVIEVRRETADAVTVVLRPGAAWRGHQPGQYVRIGLEVGGIRLWRSYSLTSAPGSALLTITAKAVPDGLVSAHLAQELRPGQLVHLDQAVGDFVLPERAPRKVLFVTGGSGITPVMGMLRSGLDRLDDVVLVHSESCPEDVIFGDELRAWADAGHLRLVEQHTDTHGRLDVAALADVVPDLAERETWACGPAGLLDALEEQWASLELGGLHTERFRTALAEPGEGGTVHFTGTGTTIELDGTTPILEAGEQSGVLMPSGCRMGICFSCVLPLRSGSVRDLRSGDVTTAAPGDGVLIQTCISAAAGACDIDC, encoded by the coding sequence ATGACCACGTTTGCGTCCGACGCCGAGGCCCCGGCCACCCTCCGGGGAAGGCTGCGCGACCGGATTTGGAAGGTCGCGGCAGCTGCAACCCACCCGCTCGACCCCTCCGAGTACCTCGACATGTTCCGCCCGCTGCGAGCCGGCGCTGACCTGCGCGCCCGCGTCATCGAGGTCCGTCGCGAGACGGCCGACGCGGTGACCGTCGTACTGCGTCCCGGCGCAGCCTGGCGCGGCCACCAGCCGGGGCAGTACGTCCGCATCGGCCTTGAGGTCGGCGGCATCCGGTTGTGGCGCTCGTACTCGCTGACCTCCGCTCCGGGGAGCGCCCTCCTCACGATCACGGCCAAGGCGGTCCCGGACGGGCTCGTCAGCGCCCACCTCGCGCAGGAGTTGCGTCCCGGCCAGCTGGTGCACCTCGACCAGGCCGTCGGCGACTTCGTACTTCCGGAGCGGGCACCCCGCAAGGTCCTGTTCGTCACCGGCGGCAGCGGCATCACGCCTGTCATGGGGATGCTGCGCTCCGGCCTCGACCGGCTCGATGACGTTGTGCTCGTGCACTCCGAGTCCTGCCCCGAGGACGTGATCTTCGGCGACGAGCTGCGAGCCTGGGCTGACGCCGGCCACCTGCGGTTGGTCGAGCAGCACACCGACACCCACGGCAGGCTCGACGTTGCGGCGTTGGCGGACGTAGTACCGGATCTGGCGGAGCGGGAGACCTGGGCTTGTGGGCCTGCCGGTCTGCTCGACGCGCTCGAAGAGCAGTGGGCTTCGCTTGAGCTTGGCGGCCTGCACACAGAGCGATTCCGTACTGCGCTCGCTGAACCCGGCGAGGGTGGGACCGTCCACTTCACCGGGACCGGCACCACGATCGAGCTCGACGGCACCACCCCGATCCTCGAGGCCGGCGAGCAGAGCGGCGTACTGATGCCGTCCGGCTGCCGGATGGGGATCTGCTTCTCCTGCGTACTGCCTCTGCGCTCCGGTTCGGTGCGCGACCTTCGCTCCGGCGACGTGACCACTGCCGCGCCCGGCGACGGCGTCCTGATCCAGACCTGCATCTCGGCCGCGGCCGGCGCGTGCGACATCGACTGTTGA
- the katG gene encoding catalase/peroxidase HPI, whose product MNDESGAQCPVDHGQLKHPTEGGTNREWWPNQLNLKILRKHPVVANPMGEEFDYAAAFATVDLDELAADVDAVLTTSQDWWPADFGHYGPFMIRMAWHSAGTYRVSDGRGGAGAGMQRFAPLNSWPDNGNLDKARRLLWPVKKKYGASVSWADLMIFTGNRALETMGFKTFGFAGGRPDVWEPDEDVYWGPEATWLGDERYTGDRELEKPLAAVQMGLIYVNPEGPNGNPDPLGSARDIRETFGRMAMNDEETVALIAGGHTFGKTHGAADPEKYVSHEPEGAPLEEQGFGWRNSFGTGKGRDAITSGLEVTWTSTPARWSMGFLENLFGYEWELDKSPAGANQWKAKDGAGANTIPDPEDGSLNRAPTMLTADLALRFDPIYEPIARDFLANPDKFADAFARAWFKLTHRDMGPIQRYLGPLVPQEELLWQDRVPAVDHELVNDDDVAALKAQILGTGLSVGQLVSTAWSSAASFRGSDKRGGANGARIRLQPQVGWEVNEPEQLAQVLRTLEGIQETFNASGKKVSLADLIVLGGVAAVETAAKSAGYDVQVPFTPGRTDASQEQTEVDSFAAMEPTSDGFRNYLGKGNRLPAEYLLIDRANLLTLSAPEMTVLVGGLRVLGANHGQSAHGVLTERPGQLTNDFFANLLDMGVTWKPAAADDGTYEARGADGEVKWTGSRVDLLFGSNSELRALAEVYASDDAQEKFVKDFVAAFVKVTNLDRYDIS is encoded by the coding sequence ATGAACGACGAGAGCGGAGCCCAGTGCCCCGTAGACCACGGACAGCTGAAGCACCCGACCGAGGGCGGCACCAACCGTGAGTGGTGGCCGAACCAGCTGAACCTGAAGATCCTGCGCAAGCACCCGGTGGTCGCCAACCCGATGGGCGAGGAGTTCGATTACGCCGCCGCGTTCGCGACCGTCGACCTGGACGAGCTCGCCGCGGACGTCGACGCGGTGCTGACCACGTCGCAGGACTGGTGGCCGGCCGACTTCGGGCACTACGGCCCGTTCATGATCCGGATGGCCTGGCACAGCGCCGGTACGTACCGGGTCAGCGACGGCCGCGGTGGCGCGGGGGCGGGCATGCAGCGGTTCGCGCCGCTGAACAGCTGGCCCGACAACGGCAACCTGGACAAGGCCCGCCGGCTGCTCTGGCCGGTCAAGAAGAAGTACGGCGCCTCGGTGTCCTGGGCCGACCTGATGATCTTCACCGGCAACCGCGCGCTGGAGACGATGGGCTTCAAGACCTTCGGCTTCGCCGGCGGCCGCCCGGACGTGTGGGAGCCGGACGAGGACGTTTACTGGGGTCCCGAGGCCACCTGGCTCGGCGACGAGCGCTACACCGGTGACCGCGAGCTCGAGAAGCCGCTGGCCGCCGTACAGATGGGCCTCATCTATGTGAACCCCGAAGGCCCGAACGGCAACCCGGACCCGCTGGGCTCGGCCCGCGACATCCGTGAGACGTTCGGCCGGATGGCGATGAACGACGAGGAGACCGTCGCGCTGATCGCCGGTGGGCACACCTTCGGCAAGACCCACGGTGCGGCCGACCCGGAGAAGTACGTCAGCCACGAGCCCGAGGGCGCGCCGCTGGAGGAGCAGGGCTTCGGCTGGCGGAACAGCTTCGGTACCGGCAAGGGCCGCGACGCGATCACCAGCGGTCTCGAGGTCACCTGGACCTCGACGCCGGCCCGGTGGAGCATGGGCTTCCTGGAGAACCTGTTCGGCTACGAGTGGGAGCTCGACAAGAGCCCGGCCGGAGCGAACCAGTGGAAGGCGAAGGACGGCGCCGGGGCGAACACCATCCCCGACCCCGAGGACGGTTCGCTGAACCGCGCGCCCACGATGCTGACCGCCGACCTGGCGCTGCGTTTCGACCCGATCTACGAGCCGATCGCCCGTGACTTCCTGGCGAACCCGGACAAGTTCGCGGACGCCTTCGCCCGCGCCTGGTTCAAGCTGACGCACCGCGACATGGGCCCGATCCAGCGCTACCTCGGCCCGCTGGTGCCGCAGGAGGAGCTGCTCTGGCAGGACCGCGTGCCGGCCGTCGACCACGAGCTGGTCAACGACGACGACGTCGCGGCCCTGAAGGCGCAGATCCTCGGTACCGGCCTGTCGGTCGGGCAGCTCGTGTCGACCGCGTGGTCGTCGGCCGCGTCGTTCCGTGGCAGTGACAAGCGTGGTGGCGCGAACGGCGCCCGGATCCGCCTTCAGCCGCAGGTCGGCTGGGAGGTCAACGAGCCCGAGCAGCTCGCGCAGGTCCTGCGCACGCTCGAGGGCATCCAGGAGACCTTCAACGCCTCTGGCAAGAAGGTCTCGCTGGCCGACCTGATCGTGCTCGGTGGCGTCGCCGCCGTCGAGACGGCCGCCAAGTCCGCCGGGTACGACGTCCAGGTGCCCTTCACGCCGGGCCGTACCGACGCGTCGCAGGAGCAGACCGAGGTCGACTCCTTCGCCGCGATGGAGCCGACGTCGGACGGTTTCCGCAACTACCTCGGCAAGGGCAACCGGCTGCCGGCGGAGTACCTGCTGATCGACCGGGCCAACCTGCTGACCCTGAGCGCGCCGGAGATGACCGTCCTGGTCGGCGGCCTGCGCGTCCTGGGCGCCAACCACGGACAGTCCGCGCACGGCGTACTGACCGAGCGCCCGGGCCAGCTGACCAACGACTTCTTCGCGAACCTGCTCGACATGGGGGTCACGTGGAAGCCGGCCGCGGCCGACGACGGGACCTACGAGGCCCGCGGCGCCGACGGCGAGGTCAAGTGGACCGGTAGCCGCGTCGACCTGCTGTTCGGGTCGAACTCGGAGCTGCGTGCGCTGGCCGAGGTCTACGCCAGCGACGACGCCCAGGAGAAGTTCGTGAAGGACTTCGTGGCCGCTTTCGTCAAGGTGACGAACCTGGATCGCTACGACATCAGCTGA
- a CDS encoding ATP-binding protein — MFSRIAIVNRGEAAMRLINAVRELNAETGSLIETVALYTDAERTATFVREADLSYPLGPAADRPYLDHAKLERALTESGADAAWVGWGFVAEDPAFAELCDRIGVTFIGPSAEAMRKLGDKIGSKLIAEEVGVPVAPWSRGAVESLDAAIASANEVGYPVMLKATAGGGGRGIRMIRDDEEMREAYQRTSDEALRAFGSGIVFLESLVTGARHVEVQVIADGQGTAWALGVRDCSVQRRNQKVIEESASPVMTPEQNLELKQSAERLALAVGYKGAGTVEFLYQPADKLFAFLEVNTRLQVEHPITELTTEVDLVKAQIHVASGNKLEGPQPAEHGHAVEARLNAEDPDRDFAPSPGRIARLRLPSGPGIRVDTGVSEGDEIPADFDSMIAKIIAFGRTRDEALGRLRRAVADTTVVLEGGATNKSFVLDLLDQPEVIDGSADTGWIDRVRGEGRLVSSRHSGVALIVAAIEAYEEAERVERQRLLETARGGRPQVQHEVGRAIALKLRGAAYQVSVARIGPHRYRAGVGSNGDLQYLDVEIERLDAYDARIVVAGRRFRLITATHGPVHLVEVDGVTHRVSRDEGGVMRAPAPALVVATPVAAGAEVEAGAPVLVLESMKMETVLYAPFKAIVRELPVSAGSQVETGTPLVRLELIGDADAKVEDAAGADLELPEPETRPTAAERATRRLDDLRSMLLGFDIDPRDEGRTLAEYLEARAELAEAPVADEIGVLRLFADFAELSRNRPVGEDLNTELRVHSPKEHFHTYLQTLDTERAGLPAEFVDRLARVLCWYGVKDLDRGEELTDAVFRIFLAQQRTSPDVLLVTALLQQWLAGPLPESPLDTEANAVLDHLVLATQLRFPVIGDLARSVRFRWFDQPLVDQARAEVLSVVGDELAALALDPAASDYSERIEALATIPEQIVMFLAKRLTNGANGNEPMLEVLVRRHYLEHELHDLRNASVNGRAFTTADYTLDERPTHLVSTVGTVAELADVESGLVHDLTAEIAIRPAGHEAVADLYLSWPDTPENQQEASDRLCEIVAGLPFTQQVRRVAIAVAPGGGREVWYFTYRPSSAGIVEDDNVRGVHPMVGRRLNLWRLRDFRITRLEAPEDVLLYHCVARDNEADERLVALAQVRQFAVVRDETGKVTSLPHVERAIANCLEGIRRARTARGAAGARLEMNHVWVTVWPVIDGQVAELTALQRNIAPLTSGAGIEEVVVTGRVIGSNGQPFPVVGRFYYQPGAGVVTAVERPATEPLKPLDGYAQKVQRARRRNTVYPYEVAGMVVGAGGTFVEHDLDDSGSLVPVQRPRGLNKAGLIVGVVSTPTRRHSEGVTRVVLSGDPTKALGAVAEAECARIIGALDLAEKLGVPVEWFAVSAGARISMDSGTENMDWVAKALKRIVEFTQAGGEINVVVAGINVGAQPYWNAEATMLMHTKGILVMTPDSAMVLTGKQTLDFAGGVSAEDNFGIGGYDRVMGPNGQAQYWAPDLASARDILMAHYDHTYVVPGESGPRRAASSDPHDRDVTVFPHDPVDGGFSTIGEIFSDATNPDRKKAFDIRTVMRAVADQDHPMLERWAGMADAETAVVVDTRLGGISVCLLGIESKSVARRGFPPTDGPDTYNGGTLFPRSSKKAARAINVASGNRPLVVLANLSGFDGSPESMRNLQLEYGAEIGRAIVNFQGPIVFCVVSRYHGGAFVVFSKTLNPRMTVLAVEGSFASVIGGAPAAAVVFSGEVNNRTSADSRVTSVSDRLAESEGAERAALTNELADIRSTVRAEKLGEVAAEFDRVHSIHRAVAVGSVDAVITPEELRPQLIAALEAGLS, encoded by the coding sequence GTGTTCAGCCGTATCGCCATCGTCAACCGGGGAGAAGCCGCCATGCGGCTGATCAACGCGGTCCGCGAGCTCAACGCCGAGACCGGGAGCCTGATCGAGACGGTGGCGTTGTACACCGACGCCGAGCGCACCGCGACCTTCGTGCGCGAGGCCGATCTGAGCTATCCGCTCGGTCCGGCCGCCGACCGCCCGTACCTCGACCACGCCAAGCTCGAGCGCGCGCTGACCGAGTCCGGGGCGGACGCCGCCTGGGTCGGCTGGGGCTTCGTCGCCGAGGACCCGGCGTTCGCTGAGCTGTGCGACCGGATCGGCGTCACCTTCATCGGGCCGAGCGCCGAGGCGATGCGCAAGCTCGGCGACAAGATCGGCTCCAAGCTGATCGCCGAGGAGGTCGGCGTACCGGTGGCGCCGTGGAGCCGGGGCGCGGTCGAGTCGCTCGACGCGGCGATCGCGTCGGCGAACGAGGTCGGCTACCCGGTGATGCTGAAGGCGACCGCTGGTGGTGGTGGCCGTGGCATCCGGATGATCCGCGATGACGAGGAGATGCGCGAGGCGTACCAGCGCACCAGCGACGAGGCTCTGCGCGCATTCGGCAGCGGCATCGTGTTCCTGGAGAGCCTGGTCACGGGCGCGCGGCATGTGGAGGTACAGGTCATCGCCGATGGGCAGGGGACCGCTTGGGCGCTGGGCGTGCGGGACTGCTCGGTGCAGCGGCGCAACCAGAAGGTGATCGAGGAGTCGGCGTCGCCGGTCATGACGCCGGAGCAGAACCTCGAGCTCAAGCAGTCGGCCGAGCGACTGGCCCTTGCCGTCGGCTACAAAGGCGCGGGCACGGTCGAGTTCCTGTACCAGCCCGCCGACAAGCTTTTCGCCTTCCTGGAGGTCAACACCCGGCTCCAGGTCGAGCACCCGATCACCGAGCTGACCACCGAGGTCGACCTGGTCAAGGCGCAGATTCATGTTGCGTCGGGCAACAAGCTGGAGGGCCCGCAGCCCGCCGAGCACGGGCACGCCGTCGAGGCCCGGCTGAACGCCGAGGACCCGGATCGCGACTTCGCGCCGTCACCCGGCCGGATCGCCCGGCTCCGGCTGCCGTCCGGCCCGGGCATCCGGGTCGACACCGGCGTCAGCGAGGGCGACGAGATCCCGGCCGACTTCGACTCGATGATCGCCAAGATCATCGCCTTCGGCCGGACCCGCGACGAGGCGCTCGGCCGGTTGCGGCGCGCGGTCGCTGACACCACCGTCGTACTTGAGGGTGGCGCGACCAACAAGAGTTTCGTCCTCGATCTGCTCGACCAGCCCGAGGTGATCGACGGCAGCGCCGACACCGGCTGGATCGACCGGGTCCGTGGTGAGGGGCGACTGGTTTCAAGCCGGCACTCCGGTGTTGCGCTGATCGTCGCGGCGATCGAGGCGTACGAGGAGGCCGAGCGGGTCGAGCGGCAGCGGTTGCTGGAGACCGCGCGCGGCGGCCGGCCTCAGGTCCAGCACGAGGTGGGTCGGGCCATTGCGCTGAAGTTGCGCGGAGCGGCGTACCAGGTGTCTGTCGCCCGGATCGGGCCGCATCGCTATCGCGCTGGCGTCGGCTCCAACGGTGACCTGCAGTACCTCGATGTCGAGATCGAGCGGCTGGACGCGTACGACGCACGCATCGTGGTGGCCGGTCGTCGGTTCCGGCTGATCACCGCGACGCACGGACCCGTGCACCTGGTCGAGGTCGACGGGGTCACGCACCGGGTCAGCCGCGACGAGGGTGGCGTCATGCGCGCACCCGCTCCGGCGCTCGTGGTGGCGACTCCGGTCGCGGCCGGCGCCGAGGTCGAGGCGGGCGCTCCGGTGCTGGTGCTGGAGAGCATGAAGATGGAGACGGTGCTCTACGCGCCGTTCAAGGCGATCGTCCGCGAGCTGCCCGTCTCGGCGGGCAGCCAGGTCGAGACCGGTACGCCGCTGGTGCGCCTGGAACTCATCGGGGATGCCGATGCAAAGGTCGAGGACGCCGCCGGCGCCGATCTCGAACTGCCCGAACCTGAGACGCGGCCGACCGCGGCCGAGCGGGCTACCCGTCGGCTGGATGATCTGCGCAGCATGCTGCTCGGTTTCGACATCGACCCGCGCGACGAAGGCCGGACTTTGGCCGAGTACCTGGAGGCCCGTGCGGAGCTGGCCGAGGCGCCGGTTGCCGACGAGATCGGCGTACTGCGTCTGTTCGCCGACTTCGCCGAGTTGAGCCGCAACCGGCCGGTCGGCGAGGACCTCAACACCGAGCTGCGGGTGCACAGCCCGAAGGAGCACTTCCACACGTACTTGCAGACCCTCGACACCGAGCGGGCGGGGCTGCCGGCCGAGTTCGTCGACCGGCTTGCCCGGGTGCTCTGCTGGTACGGCGTCAAGGACCTGGACCGCGGCGAGGAACTGACCGACGCGGTCTTCCGGATCTTCCTCGCTCAGCAGCGCACATCTCCCGACGTACTGCTCGTGACCGCGCTGCTGCAGCAGTGGCTCGCCGGCCCGCTGCCCGAGTCGCCGCTGGACACCGAGGCGAACGCGGTCCTCGACCACCTGGTACTTGCGACCCAGCTGCGTTTCCCCGTGATCGGCGACCTGGCCCGCAGCGTGCGGTTCCGGTGGTTCGACCAGCCGCTGGTCGACCAGGCGCGCGCCGAGGTGCTGTCGGTCGTCGGCGACGAGCTGGCGGCGCTCGCGCTCGACCCGGCAGCGTCCGACTACTCGGAACGCATCGAGGCACTGGCGACGATCCCCGAGCAGATCGTCATGTTCCTCGCCAAGCGGTTGACGAATGGTGCCAACGGCAACGAACCGATGCTGGAGGTGCTGGTCCGCCGGCACTACCTCGAGCACGAGCTGCACGACCTGCGCAACGCGAGCGTCAACGGCCGCGCGTTCACGACGGCCGACTACACGCTGGACGAGCGCCCGACGCATCTGGTCAGCACGGTCGGTACGGTCGCCGAGCTCGCAGATGTCGAGAGCGGCCTGGTCCACGACCTGACCGCCGAGATCGCCATCCGGCCGGCTGGGCACGAGGCGGTCGCCGACCTGTACCTGTCCTGGCCCGACACCCCGGAGAACCAGCAGGAGGCGTCCGACCGGCTGTGCGAGATCGTCGCCGGTCTGCCGTTCACCCAGCAGGTCCGCCGGGTCGCCATCGCGGTGGCGCCGGGTGGCGGCCGCGAGGTCTGGTACTTCACCTACCGCCCATCGTCGGCCGGCATCGTCGAGGACGACAACGTCCGCGGCGTACACCCGATGGTCGGCCGCCGGCTCAACCTGTGGCGGCTGCGCGACTTCCGGATCACCCGGCTCGAAGCGCCCGAGGACGTCCTGCTCTACCACTGTGTTGCCCGCGACAACGAAGCCGACGAGCGGCTGGTCGCACTGGCTCAGGTCCGCCAGTTCGCAGTGGTTCGCGACGAGACCGGCAAGGTCACCTCGCTGCCGCACGTCGAGCGGGCGATCGCGAACTGCCTCGAAGGCATCCGCCGGGCCCGTACTGCGCGCGGCGCGGCCGGCGCCCGCCTGGAGATGAACCACGTCTGGGTGACGGTCTGGCCGGTCATCGACGGTCAGGTCGCCGAGCTCACCGCGTTGCAGCGCAATATCGCGCCGCTGACGTCGGGCGCGGGCATCGAAGAGGTCGTCGTCACCGGTCGCGTGATCGGCTCGAACGGTCAGCCGTTCCCGGTCGTCGGACGGTTCTACTACCAGCCCGGCGCTGGGGTTGTGACCGCTGTCGAGCGGCCGGCCACCGAGCCGTTGAAGCCGTTGGACGGTTACGCACAGAAGGTCCAGCGGGCGCGTCGGCGCAACACGGTCTACCCGTATGAGGTCGCGGGCATGGTCGTCGGCGCGGGCGGCACCTTCGTCGAGCACGACCTCGACGACTCGGGTTCGCTGGTACCGGTTCAGCGGCCGCGTGGGCTCAACAAGGCCGGCCTGATCGTGGGTGTGGTCAGTACGCCGACCCGTCGGCACTCCGAAGGCGTCACCCGGGTCGTGTTGAGTGGCGACCCGACCAAGGCATTGGGTGCGGTCGCCGAGGCGGAGTGTGCTCGGATCATCGGGGCGCTCGACCTGGCGGAGAAGCTCGGCGTACCGGTTGAGTGGTTCGCGGTGTCGGCTGGTGCGCGGATCTCGATGGACTCCGGCACCGAGAACATGGACTGGGTCGCGAAGGCGCTGAAGCGGATCGTCGAGTTCACCCAGGCCGGCGGCGAGATCAATGTGGTTGTCGCGGGCATCAATGTCGGTGCGCAGCCGTACTGGAACGCCGAAGCGACGATGCTGATGCACACCAAGGGCATCCTGGTGATGACGCCGGACAGCGCGATGGTGCTGACCGGCAAGCAGACGCTGGACTTCGCGGGTGGTGTGTCGGCCGAGGACAACTTCGGCATCGGCGGGTACGACCGGGTGATGGGGCCGAACGGGCAGGCGCAGTACTGGGCGCCCGATCTGGCCAGTGCGCGGGACATCCTGATGGCGCACTACGACCACACTTACGTCGTACCGGGGGAGAGCGGGCCGCGTCGCGCTGCTTCCTCCGATCCGCATGATCGTGACGTGACGGTGTTCCCGCACGATCCGGTCGACGGCGGGTTCAGCACGATCGGCGAGATCTTCTCCGATGCCACCAACCCGGATCGCAAGAAGGCGTTCGACATCCGCACGGTGATGCGCGCGGTCGCCGACCAGGACCACCCGATGCTCGAGCGCTGGGCCGGTATGGCCGACGCGGAGACTGCGGTCGTCGTCGACACCAGGCTCGGTGGCATCTCGGTCTGCCTGCTCGGGATCGAGTCCAAGTCGGTGGCGCGGCGGGGCTTCCCGCCCACCGACGGGCCGGACACGTACAACGGCGGCACGCTGTTCCCGCGGTCGTCGAAGAAGGCGGCGCGCGCGATCAACGTTGCCAGTGGCAACCGTCCGCTGGTGGTGCTGGCGAACCTGTCCGGGTTCGACGGGTCGCCGGAGTCGATGCGGAACCTGCAATTGGAGTACGGCGCGGAGATCGGTCGCGCGATCGTGAACTTCCAGGGGCCGATCGTGTTCTGCGTCGTCTCCCGGTACCACGGTGGTGCGTTCGTGGTGTTCTCGAAGACGCTGAATCCGCGGATGACGGTGCTCGCCGTCGAGGGCTCGTTCGCGTCCGTGATCGGTGGAGCGCCTGCTGCCGCGGTGGTGTTCTCGGGTGAGGTGAACAACCGCACGTCGGCCGACTCGCGAGTGACGTCGGTGTCGGACCGGCTTGCCGAGTCGGAAGGCGCCGAGCGGGCCGCCCTGACCAACGAGCTGGCCGACATCCGCTCGACGGTCCGCGCGGAGAAGCTGGGTGAGGTGGCAGCCGAGTTCGACCGAGTCCACAGCATCCACAGAGCCGTCGCGGTCGGATCGGTAGATGCCGTGATCACCCCGGAGGAGTTGCGCCCGCAACTCATCGCCGCGCTGGAGGCAGGGCTCTCCTGA
- a CDS encoding Fur family transcriptional regulator, whose translation MATTEFEHRLRGAALRVTRPRVAVLAAVEENPHADTDTIIQSVRGELDVSHQAVYDVLRALTSAGLLRRIQPTGSVARYEGRVGDNHHHVVCRSCGAIEDVDCAHGSAPCLTASDDHGYVIDEAEVVYWGLCPTCSTTSRAL comes from the coding sequence GTGGCGACGACGGAGTTCGAGCACCGGTTGCGGGGGGCTGCTCTGCGCGTCACCAGGCCGCGGGTGGCTGTGCTCGCCGCCGTGGAGGAGAACCCGCACGCTGACACGGACACGATCATTCAGTCCGTCCGTGGCGAGCTCGATGTGTCCCATCAGGCTGTTTATGACGTACTGCGTGCGCTCACCAGCGCTGGACTGCTGCGGCGGATCCAGCCGACCGGGTCGGTCGCACGGTACGAGGGGCGCGTCGGGGACAACCACCACCATGTCGTCTGCCGGTCCTGCGGAGCGATCGAAGACGTCGACTGCGCGCACGGCTCCGCCCCTTGTTTGACGGCGTCGGACGATCACGGTTACGTGATCGACGAGGCCGAAGTCGTCTATTGGGGCCTGTGTCCCACCTGTTCCACCACGTCCAGAGCTCTTTGA